One window of Elusimicrobiota bacterium genomic DNA carries:
- a CDS encoding LptF/LptG family permease — translation MPILPRYILRQFLPVFGASVALFLGVLMMNQFLRLFSLAMMKGIPVWWILSCFARLLPSFAALAVPMSFLVAAMVVLGQLADSGEIMALRASGFSYREITRPLLWTSILLSALLLAVNHKLGPDGFHSFKKRTTEAAQKVARVELRSRSFTELGPWRLYARGSDAKTGFLEGVYLVKPGQSSGMRINAEKGKLTSEPGRGITLELLDGQLQLPSREPERFTSGRFERYSVFVPLTAAAAPRELDMQEMSTSRLRAKASEPETPADRRLEYRVEAAVRTVGALSPFVFFWVGVPLGMAKRKTRGADLAASLGVMFVFYGLLVVGISLGRRHESLASVAPWLCDAAGLLAGIVLTRKAAAQ, via the coding sequence ATGCCGATCCTGCCGCGCTACATCCTGCGCCAGTTCCTGCCGGTCTTCGGTGCCAGCGTCGCCCTGTTCCTGGGCGTGCTGATGATGAACCAGTTCCTGCGTCTGTTCTCGCTGGCGATGATGAAAGGCATACCGGTCTGGTGGATACTCAGCTGCTTCGCCCGGCTGCTGCCCTCTTTCGCGGCGCTGGCCGTGCCGATGTCCTTCCTCGTCGCGGCGATGGTGGTCCTGGGCCAGCTCGCCGACAGCGGCGAGATCATGGCCCTGCGCGCCAGCGGATTCTCCTACCGCGAGATCACCCGTCCCCTTCTCTGGACGTCCATCCTCCTGTCGGCGCTCCTCCTCGCTGTCAACCACAAGCTTGGGCCGGACGGCTTCCACTCCTTCAAGAAGCGCACGACCGAGGCGGCTCAGAAGGTGGCTCGCGTGGAGCTGCGCTCGCGCTCCTTCACCGAGCTGGGGCCGTGGCGCCTGTACGCGCGCGGCTCGGACGCGAAGACGGGCTTCCTCGAGGGCGTCTATCTCGTCAAGCCGGGGCAGTCGTCGGGCATGCGCATCAACGCCGAGAAAGGGAAGCTGACCTCGGAGCCGGGACGGGGGATCACGCTCGAGCTGCTCGACGGCCAGCTGCAGCTCCCGAGCCGTGAGCCGGAGCGCTTCACCTCCGGGCGCTTCGAGCGCTACAGCGTCTTCGTGCCCCTGACCGCCGCCGCGGCGCCGCGCGAGCTCGACATGCAGGAGATGAGCACCTCGCGGCTGCGCGCGAAGGCGTCCGAGCCGGAGACGCCCGCTGACCGGCGCCTCGAGTACCGCGTCGAGGCGGCCGTGCGCACGGTCGGGGCGCTCTCGCCGTTCGTGTTCTTCTGGGTCGGCGTCCCGCTCGGGATGGCCAAGCGCAAGACTCGCGGCGCGGACCTCGCCGCCAGCCTCGGCGTCATGTTCGTCTTCTACGGCCTTCTCGTCGTGGGGATCAGCCTGGGCCGCCGGCACGAGTCCCTCGCGTCCGTGGCCCCCTGGCTGTGCGACGCGGCGGGCCTGCTCGCGGGGATCGTCCTGACGCGCAAGGCGGCCGCGCAGTGA
- a CDS encoding LptF/LptG family permease, whose translation MTIYTRYMVGRFVRPFAFGLGLFAVLIFLGDTFDKMNPIMRSHAPLMTILECLWLEVPYWAGRVIPMATLLATLVAIGGFVQSGEWLASQSCGIETKRFWLPVLGCALGVSVLAFAAQETIMPAAWARSRRLWREKVHPEWEWTKYQNVALLGGEDQFVQAWLFLPKEGKLERPTHETMGAHGVDRQLDAKYAFWDPARERWVFHDGVERVFGPTGVVETPFETKVSELSAPPLSLVPRATSPDELTMREALAYARRVGRFGGSPREYEVAAMAKIAYPFTNLIICALGIPIALRLRKSSRVVAFCAALGLSFIFLWMMEIGRTLGVSGRLPPLAAAWMANAGFGALALFLIRRWDL comes from the coding sequence GTGACGATCTACACGCGCTACATGGTCGGGCGCTTCGTGAGGCCCTTCGCCTTCGGCCTCGGGCTGTTCGCGGTCCTCATCTTCCTCGGCGACACCTTCGACAAGATGAACCCGATCATGCGCTCGCACGCGCCGCTGATGACCATCCTCGAATGCCTCTGGCTCGAGGTCCCGTACTGGGCCGGGCGCGTGATCCCGATGGCGACCCTTCTGGCGACTTTGGTCGCCATCGGCGGCTTCGTGCAGAGCGGCGAGTGGCTCGCGTCGCAGTCCTGCGGCATCGAGACGAAGCGCTTCTGGCTCCCGGTGCTCGGCTGCGCGCTGGGGGTGTCCGTGCTCGCCTTCGCCGCCCAGGAGACGATCATGCCCGCGGCCTGGGCCCGCTCCCGCCGGCTGTGGCGCGAGAAGGTCCATCCCGAATGGGAGTGGACGAAGTATCAGAACGTGGCCCTGCTCGGCGGCGAGGATCAGTTCGTCCAGGCCTGGCTGTTCCTCCCGAAGGAAGGCAAGCTCGAGCGGCCGACCCACGAGACGATGGGCGCCCACGGCGTGGACCGGCAGCTCGACGCGAAATACGCGTTCTGGGATCCCGCGCGCGAACGCTGGGTGTTCCACGACGGCGTCGAGCGCGTGTTCGGCCCGACGGGCGTCGTCGAGACCCCCTTCGAGACCAAGGTCTCGGAGCTGAGCGCGCCGCCGCTCAGCCTCGTGCCGCGCGCGACGAGCCCCGACGAATTGACCATGCGCGAGGCCCTCGCCTACGCGCGGCGCGTCGGGCGCTTCGGCGGCTCGCCGCGGGAGTATGAGGTGGCGGCGATGGCGAAGATCGCCTACCCCTTCACGAACCTGATCATCTGCGCCCTCGGCATCCCCATCGCGCTGCGGCTGCGCAAATCGTCGCGGGTCGTGGCGTTCTGCGCGGCGCTCGGGCTGTCCTTCATCTTCCTTTGGATGATGGAGATCGGCCGCACCCTCGGCGTCAGCGGCCGGCTGCCGCCGCTGGCCGCGGCGTGGATGGCCAACGCCGGCTTCGGCGCCCTCGCCCTGTTCCTGATCCGGCGCTGGGACCTATAG
- the traF gene encoding conjugal transfer protein TraF — protein sequence MNNILFPLALLLAASPAGALEWHSRGARALGMGGAGVALAQGPLASYWNPAALGRPTPNTHGVQIPLGVHAALTGSVIEGAKNLENLKDRGTAPTQAEVNDALDKLDQPGSGMRFDADLGVNVKTGRLGIFFNGSIDAGAVPQVDRVNTAAADITNGTNNSKLIVKGANVVELGAAYGRELPFAQGLYLGGALKLMSAQVGYSDYFVLRNNNDQDNIVSKLKDGATKSANFGVDLGALWDLDRSFGGVALKPRVGLVGRNLNNPKFKQPAAATAAGVTGKFAVNPQLRLGASITPFDWWNIAADLDLTRNLTPVDNAASRQIGVGSEFNVFNRSWINIPLRIGLTRNTAETSAGNVLTLGAGLNFLHVMLDASAAVSNKRVVTESQGTEKKMPREVALGVQLSVLFGGDSEKEPEAPAREWKSAPPADDQPASTETIRKAAEKAQEDLKAEELKQSAPAAKP from the coding sequence ATGAACAATATCCTTTTCCCGCTCGCCCTCCTGCTCGCGGCCTCCCCCGCCGGAGCCCTCGAATGGCACTCCCGCGGCGCGCGCGCCCTGGGCATGGGCGGCGCCGGCGTGGCCCTGGCCCAAGGGCCGCTGGCCTCGTACTGGAACCCGGCCGCGCTCGGGCGGCCGACGCCCAACACGCACGGCGTCCAGATCCCCCTCGGCGTGCACGCCGCGCTCACCGGCTCGGTGATCGAGGGCGCCAAGAACCTCGAGAACCTCAAGGACCGGGGCACGGCGCCGACGCAGGCCGAGGTCAACGACGCCCTCGACAAGCTCGACCAGCCCGGCAGCGGCATGCGCTTCGACGCCGACCTCGGAGTCAACGTCAAGACGGGAAGACTCGGGATCTTCTTCAACGGCTCGATAGACGCCGGCGCCGTGCCCCAGGTGGACCGCGTCAATACCGCCGCCGCCGACATCACCAACGGCACGAACAACTCCAAGCTCATCGTCAAGGGCGCCAACGTCGTCGAGCTCGGCGCCGCCTACGGCCGCGAGCTTCCCTTCGCCCAGGGCCTGTATCTCGGCGGCGCGCTGAAGCTCATGAGCGCGCAGGTCGGCTATTCGGACTACTTCGTCCTGCGCAACAACAACGACCAGGACAACATCGTCTCGAAGCTGAAGGACGGCGCGACGAAGAGCGCGAACTTCGGCGTGGACCTCGGCGCGCTGTGGGACCTCGACCGCTCCTTCGGCGGCGTCGCGCTCAAGCCGCGCGTTGGGCTCGTCGGCCGCAACCTCAACAACCCCAAGTTCAAGCAGCCCGCCGCGGCGACGGCCGCGGGCGTCACCGGCAAGTTCGCGGTGAACCCGCAGCTCCGCCTCGGCGCCTCGATCACCCCCTTCGACTGGTGGAACATCGCCGCGGACCTGGATCTCACGCGGAACCTCACCCCCGTCGACAACGCGGCCAGCCGCCAGATCGGCGTCGGCAGCGAGTTCAACGTATTCAACCGCTCCTGGATCAACATCCCGCTGCGCATCGGGCTGACGAGGAACACGGCGGAGACCTCCGCCGGGAACGTGCTCACTTTGGGCGCCGGCCTCAATTTCCTGCACGTCATGCTGGACGCCTCCGCCGCCGTCAGCAACAAGCGCGTGGTCACCGAGAGCCAGGGCACGGAGAAGAAGATGCCCCGTGAGGTCGCGCTCGGCGTCCAACTCAGCGTGCTCTTCGGCGGAGACTCGGAGAAAGAACCCGAGGCCCCCGCGCGCGAATGGAAGTCCGCGCCTCCGGCGGACGATCAGCCCGCGTCGACCGAGACGATCAGGAAGGCCGCCGAGAAGGCGCAGGAGGACCTCAAGGCCGAGGAGCTGAAGCAGTCCGCCCCGGCCGCGAAGCCGTAG
- the ychF gene encoding redox-regulated ATPase YchF: MEIGIVGLPNVGKSTIFNALTSGNAAASNYPFTTIEPNVGVVGVPDPRLQRLTELAKPKKTIPASCRFVDIAGLVKGAASGEGLGNKFLANIREVDAILHMVRLFKDPDVIHTMGGVDFKRDIDVIETELMLADLESISKQYDKVSGKAKSGDKAAKEAMVVLDALKSGLEAGKPARALGLDPKVLQDFALLTAKPVLYVGNTDENPDPSTLEEFKAFTKARGSESVVICGKLESEIAQLSGEDREMFMKELGMKQSGLETVIVGAYKTLGLCSYFTVGVEEVRAWTIHVGDKAPRAAGVIHTDFEKGFIKADIYGYADIDKLGSEAALREKGLIRSEGKEYTVKDGDVCHFKFAN; this comes from the coding sequence ATGGAAATAGGCATCGTCGGTCTCCCCAACGTCGGCAAGTCCACCATCTTCAACGCATTGACTTCCGGTAATGCGGCCGCCTCCAACTATCCGTTCACCACCATCGAGCCCAACGTGGGCGTCGTCGGCGTGCCCGATCCGAGGCTCCAGCGCCTGACCGAGCTGGCCAAGCCCAAGAAGACGATCCCCGCCTCCTGCCGCTTCGTCGATATCGCCGGTCTCGTGAAAGGCGCCGCTTCGGGCGAAGGCCTGGGAAACAAGTTCTTGGCGAACATCCGCGAGGTCGACGCGATCCTTCACATGGTCCGTCTGTTCAAGGACCCGGACGTCATCCACACCATGGGCGGGGTCGATTTCAAGCGAGACATAGACGTCATCGAGACCGAGCTGATGCTCGCCGACCTCGAGAGCATCTCGAAGCAGTACGACAAGGTCTCCGGCAAAGCCAAATCGGGCGATAAGGCCGCGAAGGAAGCGATGGTCGTGCTCGACGCCCTCAAGAGCGGCCTCGAGGCGGGCAAGCCCGCCCGCGCCCTCGGCCTCGATCCGAAGGTCCTCCAGGATTTCGCCTTGCTCACCGCCAAGCCCGTCCTTTATGTCGGCAACACCGATGAGAACCCCGATCCCTCGACGCTCGAGGAGTTCAAGGCCTTCACGAAGGCCCGCGGCTCCGAATCGGTGGTGATCTGCGGCAAGCTCGAGAGCGAGATCGCCCAGCTCTCAGGCGAGGACCGCGAGATGTTCATGAAGGAGCTCGGCATGAAGCAGAGCGGTCTCGAGACCGTGATCGTCGGCGCCTACAAGACACTCGGCCTGTGCTCCTACTTCACCGTCGGCGTCGAGGAAGTCCGCGCCTGGACCATCCACGTAGGAGACAAGGCGCCGCGCGCCGCGGGCGTGATCCACACCGACTTCGAGAAGGGCTTCATCAAGGCCGACATCTACGGCTACGCCGACATCGACAAGCTCGGCTCCGAAGCGGCCCTGAGAGAGAAGGGCCTGATCCGCTCCGAAGGCAAAGAGTACACGGTCAAAGACGGCGATGTCTGCCATTTCAAGTTCGCCAACTGA
- the rlmD gene encoding 23S rRNA (uracil(1939)-C(5))-methyltransferase RlmD encodes MLCRHFGACGGCSLQDKSYESQLVLKKDKVLAALSGIEGLPEASVLGAPDIWNYRNKMEFSFGDVYPPVAGQWLKLGMKPKGRWYEILDLQECRLPSPEAAKLLASVRAWAEREKVPPYNSHKKEGVLRHLVLREAKNRPERMVLLVTTDGKIPKPSFIEAVQSVYPATTILLGSNAKASDTAISDSLETLTGAGFITETLYFPDGAVDYRISPHSFFQTNTKGTEALYGLLRSWTRELPGTGTVLDLYCGGGGIALSLAGAARKVVGVELNPSAVADAKANAERNGFKNCEFYCAAVELLLPALLDLRPEAVVVDPPRAGLHAKAAATLLEMAPPLIFYVSCNPESLGRDLGLLKEKYAADRLVVVDLFPHTDHVETVVRLVRR; translated from the coding sequence TTGCTTTGCCGTCACTTCGGCGCCTGCGGCGGCTGCTCCCTTCAGGACAAATCCTATGAGTCCCAGCTTGTCCTGAAGAAGGACAAAGTCCTCGCCGCCCTGTCGGGGATCGAAGGCCTTCCCGAGGCGTCCGTCCTGGGCGCCCCCGACATCTGGAACTACCGCAACAAGATGGAGTTCAGCTTCGGCGACGTCTATCCGCCCGTCGCGGGACAGTGGCTCAAGCTCGGCATGAAGCCCAAGGGACGCTGGTACGAGATCCTCGACCTTCAGGAGTGCCGTCTTCCCAGCCCCGAGGCGGCGAAGCTGCTCGCCTCTGTCCGCGCCTGGGCGGAGCGCGAGAAGGTTCCCCCGTACAATTCCCATAAAAAAGAAGGCGTTTTGCGTCATCTCGTCCTGCGCGAGGCCAAGAATCGTCCCGAGCGCATGGTGCTGCTCGTCACGACGGACGGGAAGATCCCCAAGCCTTCCTTTATAGAAGCGGTCCAGTCGGTCTACCCCGCGACGACAATCCTTCTCGGCTCCAACGCCAAGGCCTCTGATACCGCGATCTCGGACAGCCTCGAGACCTTGACGGGCGCGGGCTTTATCACCGAGACCTTGTACTTCCCCGACGGCGCCGTCGACTACCGCATCTCCCCGCACTCCTTCTTCCAGACCAACACCAAGGGCACCGAGGCGCTGTACGGCCTCCTTCGCTCCTGGACGCGCGAGCTTCCGGGAACGGGTACGGTGCTCGATCTCTACTGCGGCGGCGGCGGGATCGCGTTGTCGCTGGCGGGAGCCGCGCGCAAGGTCGTCGGCGTCGAGCTCAACCCCTCGGCCGTGGCCGACGCGAAGGCCAACGCGGAACGCAACGGGTTCAAGAACTGCGAGTTCTACTGCGCGGCCGTCGAGCTGCTCCTGCCCGCGCTCCTCGACCTGCGCCCGGAGGCCGTCGTCGTGGACCCGCCGCGCGCGGGCCTTCACGCCAAGGCCGCCGCGACCTTGCTCGAGATGGCGCCGCCCCTGATCTTCTACGTCTCCTGCAATCCCGAGTCCCTGGGCCGGGACCTCGGCCTGCTCAAGGAGAAATACGCCGCCGACCGGCTCGTCGTGGTCGACCTTTTCCCGCACACGGACCACGTCGAAACCGTCGTCCGCCTCGTGCGTCGCTAG